The following proteins are co-located in the Castor canadensis chromosome 5, mCasCan1.hap1v2, whole genome shotgun sequence genome:
- the Uts2b gene encoding urotensin-2B: protein MKIFSTSLCFGLLTFLSVMILLESVHGRPYLTQGNELFPVKEDVNLELLLALLSKNFDIQRPSHIDVELANKLEELNQLEKLKEQLMEAKVAEMPYAIGGLSVSHPNKRACFWKYCV, encoded by the exons ATGAAGATCTTCTCAACCTCTCTTTGCTTTGGACTCCTGACGTTTTTATCTGTGATGATCCTTTTAGAATCAGTGCATGGACGGCCATATCTTACCCAAG GCAATGAATTGTTTCCAGTGAAAGAAGATGTGAATCTTGAACTATTGCTGGCTCTACTCAGTAAAAATTTTGATATCCAAAGGCCCTCCCACATTG ATGTAGAGCTGGCTAACAAACTGGAAGAACTTAACCAG TTAGAAAAGCTAAAAGAACAGCTTATGGAGGCAAAGGTCGCTGAGATGCCCTACGCTATAGGTGGTCTATCTGTTTCCCATCCTAACAAACGAG cttGCTTTTGGAAATACTGTGTCTAA